A single region of the Pyricularia oryzae 70-15 chromosome 4, whole genome shotgun sequence genome encodes:
- a CDS encoding AGC/YANK protein kinase produces MGNSQGKPIEFGDEVNLNHFRLLRVVGRGAFGKVRIVERKDTNLSFALKYIRKDEVVRSESVRNIIRERRMLEHVNHPFICNLRYSFQDIEYMYLVVDLMTGGDLRFHISRKTFTEEAVRFWIAELGCALRYIHGQKIIHRDVKPDNVLLDGEGHVHLTDFNVASDIIPGKVLTSKSGTLAYLAPEVYAGRGYDVRADWWSLGVLFYECIYNKRPFEGGSESSLSQVIQAANPKYPITSPPVSLLCLYAIKDALQPNPDKRMGATWESFTRHDFFSCIDFEALERKQIEPIFIPSSDKTNFDATYDLEELLLEEAPLEARARRQKPRERLKDDATEKEIREDELYRMIDRDFRPFDYTLAAYKKITGQIDDQQGEQQDPSSSSNRQGSNLQPGPPQALTTDEATQMVNPGHPAQAGTQGNPVARQVSSSSHKSHRSGHDSSAGSHPGSRKQPPGRLPPLMPYPTSYTNSQGSGAGIHRTGRQGTAAMVGSPTGGVQVTLDGAGSWSDLARQDATLPADANASNEGGKDSGSSGGVFGFLSRKKGRSHSPKPKERGVLGKEGARQVIG; encoded by the exons ATGGGCAATAGCCAGGGCAAGCCCATCGAGTTTGGCGATGAAG TGAATCTAAACCACTTCCGCCTACTGCGAGTCGTCGGCCGGGGCGCCTTTGGCAAGGTTCGAATTGTTGAGAGAAAAGACACAAATTTGTCCTTCGCTCTGAAGTATATCAGGAAAGATGAAG TTGTTCGGTCTGAAAGCGTTCGAAATATCATCCGAGAGAGGCGAATGTTGGAGCATGTCAACCACCCGTTTATCTGCAATTTACGATACAGCTTCCAGGATATCGAGTACAT GTACTTAGTTGTGGACTTGATGACAGGCGGCGATTTGAGATTCCACATTTCGCGGAAGACTTTCACAGAAGAGGCTGTGAGGTTCTGGATCGCCGAGTTGGGTTGTGCGCTGAGGTACATACACGGTCAAAAAATCATCCACCGAGATGTAAAACCTGATAATGTCTTGTTGGACGGCGAGGGACATGTTCACTTGACGGACTTT AACGTTGCGTCAGACATAATACCCGGAAAAGTCTTGACGAGCAAGTCTGGGACTCTAGCCTACCTTGCCCCTGAGGTTTATGCAGGACGTGGGTATGATGTGAGGGCTGATTGGTGGTCGTTGGGGGTACTTTTCTACGAGTGCATCTACAATAAG AGGCCTTTCGAGGGTGGCTCAGAGTCATCGCTCAGCCAGGTCATTCAAGCTGCAAACCCAAAGTACCCGATTACATCACCTCCAGTATCCCTGCTCTGCTTATACGCCATTAAGGATGCACTACAGCCAAACCCTGATAAGCGAATGGGCGCAACATGGGAAAGTTTCACCCGGCACGACTTCTTCTCATGCATTGACTTTGAGGCTCTGGAGCGGAAGCAAATCGAGCCCATTTTCATTCCGTCTTCCGATAAGACCAACTTCGATGCAACGTACGACCTTGAGGAGCTGCTTCTAGAGGAGGCTCCCCTGGAAGCTAGAGCCCGGAGGCAAAAGCCTCGAGAGCGATTAAAGGACGACGCGACCGAGAAGGAGATCCGCGAAGACGAGCTCTATCGCATGATTGACAGGGACTTTAGGCCCTTTGACTACACACTAGCCGCGTACAAGAA AATCACTGGCCAGATAGACGACCAGCAAGGCGAGCAACAAGatcccagcagcagcagcaaccgtCAAGGCTCAAATCTGCAACCAGGGCCGCCACAAGCCCTTACTACCGATGAGGCTACCCAAATGGTCAACCCTGGCCACCCAGCACAAGCTGGAACCCAGGGAAACCCAGTCGCACGTCAGGTGTCTTCATCGTCGCATAAGTCGCACCGTAGCGGTCATGATAGTAGTGCAGGCTCTCATCCCGGATCGCGCAAGCAACCACCAGGAAGGCTGCCGCCGCTCATGCCGTATCCGACTTCATACACCAATTCTCAAGGAAGCGGTGCTGGCATTCATCGCACGGGACGCCAGGGCACCGCAGCTATGGTCGGAAGCCCAACTGGTGGTGTTCAGGTGACGTTAGACGGAGCTGGTTCTTGGTCCGACCTGGCTCGGCAGGACGCTACCCTCCCGGCGGACGCCAACGCTTCAAACGAGGGTGGTAAAGATAGTGGCTCGTCAGGAGGAGTGTTTGGATTCCTTAGTCGGAAAAAGGGCCGAAGCCATAGCCCGAAACCCAAGGAGAGAGGCGTGCTCGGGAAGGAAGGTGCTAGGCAGGTCATTGGATGA
- a CDS encoding fmp52-2, producing the protein MASASSVAAVFGCTGLVGSNILSTLLAAKGTSGTVHTVSRRQPKAEGAKLRATVEPSTEQWAAKLAALQPPATTVYSAVGTTRAAAGGLENQRKIDHDLNVEIARAAKKAGAKTFVFISSAGTRGMLAARAPYSQMKIGVEDTIKELDFDQAVIVRPGLIMGQREESRAAEGLLQGFFSGLGRVSTAAKDFMAQDADVIARAAVAAAVQAEQGKAPSKYWILEQADIIRLGRAEWKDVSVAMV; encoded by the exons ATGGCGTCGGCATCCTCAGTTGCAGCAGTCTTTGGTTGCACCGGCCTGGTCGGCTCCAACATCCTGAGCACGCTTCTGGCAGCCAAAGGCACCTCGGGCACCGTGCACACCGTCTCGCGTCGGCAGCCCAAGGCCGAGGGCGCCAAGCTCCGCGCGACGGTCGAGCCCTCAACCGAGCAGTGGGCAGCCAAGCTGGCGGCGCTTCAGCCGCCCGCGACGACGGTGTACTCGGCCGTCGGTACCACGCGGGCCGCGGCGGGCGGCCTCGAGAACCAGCGCAAGATCGACCACGACCTCAACGTGGAGATCGCAAGGGCCGCCAAGAAGGCGGGCGCCAAGACCTTTGTCTTCATCTCCTCGGCCGGCACCCGCGGCATGCTGGCCGCGCGCGCGCCCTACTCGCAAATGAAGATCGGGGTCGAGGACACCATCAAGGAGCTTGACTTCGATCAGGCCGTCATCGTCAGGCCCGGCCTGATCATGGGCCAGCGGGAGGAGAGCCGCGCTGCAGAGGGGCTGCTGCAGGGCTTCTTCAGCGGGCTGGGCAGAGTCTCCACGGCGGCCAAGGACTTCATGGCGCAGGATGCCGATGTCATCGCCAGGGCGGCTGTCGCCGCAGCGGTGCAGGCCGAGCAGGGCAAGGCGCCGTCCAAGTACTGGATTTTAGAGCAGGCGGACATTATTCGCCTCGGAAGGGCGGAGTGGAAGGACGT ATCGGTTGCGATGGTTTAA